GCAGTGCGTCGGACCAGTCGCGGCGCGCGACGTCGAGCCACAGCGTGCCGGCCGCGTCGGACGGATCGGACACCTTCGCCCCGGTGAGCCGGAAGCGCAGGTAGTCCTTCGGCATCAGCACGCATGCGGTCGCGGCGAACACGTCGGGTTCGTGCTTCGCGACCCACAGCAGCTTCGGCGCGGTGAAGCCGGGCATCGCGAGATTGCCGGCCAGCGCGTGGAGATCGGGCGCGCGTTCGGTGAGCAGCGCGCACTCGTCGGCGCAGCGCATGTCGTTCCACAGGATCGCGGGGCGCAGCACGCGGTCGTCGCGGCTGAGCAGCACCGCGCCGTGCATCTGGCCCGACAGGCCGATTCCGCGCACTTGCGCGAATGCCTGCGGATGCCGCTCGCGCAGCGCCGCGAGCGCGGCGAGCGTGCCTTGCCACCAGTCGTCCGGATGCTGTTCCGCCCAGCGCGGGTGCGGCCGCGACACGCTGAACGGCGTGCCCGCGGTGCCGACCACCGTGCCGTCCGGGGCAAGCAGCAGCACCTTCACTTCCGAGGTGCCGAGGTCGATGCCGAGATACATGAGCGTTCCGTTCCGTCAGTGAGGAGCCGCTACTTTAGCCGCGCGCAGGCGCGCAGCCAACGCAGGTTCGCCCGGATGCGCAGCCGCTCGCGGGCGGCCGGCTGCCGGGCGCCGGGGCCGCGCATCAGCGCTGCGCGAGCCATGCGTCGACCCGTGCGAGCCCGGCGCGCAGCGCTTCGAACAGCGCCGCGTTGCCGGCGAGCGAGCCCCACAGCGCGCGGCTCGCGCATAGCGCGACGACTGGGTCGTCGGCCTCGACGATCGCCCGAGCGGTGTTTTCGTCCATCACGCCGTCCTGATATGCATACGGCAGCAAGCCGCGCGCCCAGCGTTCGAGAAAGCGCAGGAACAGCGCCGGCAACACGGCGGTGGCGGCCGGCGTCACGCCGCGCGCGAACGATTCGACGAGCGTCGGTGCAATGAAGCCGGGAATCTTCGAGAAGCCGTCGGCCGCGACGCGCTGGTTCGTGTCGAGCACGTACGGGTTGCCGAAGCGTTCGAGCACGACGTCGCGGTAGCGTTCGAGATCGAGCGGGCTCGGGCTGAGGCACGGGATCACGTTTTGCGTCACGTAGTCGTGCGCGAAGCGGCGGATCGCCGCGTCGCGCGTGCCTTCGTGGATATACGTGTAGCCCGCGAGCGTGCCGGCCCACGCGATGCAGCTGTGCGTCGCGTTGAGGATGCGGATCTTCGCTTCCTCGTACGGATGCACGTCGTCGACCAGTTCCGCGCCGGCCAGCTCCCAGCGCGGCCGGCCGGCCGCGAAGCGGTCCTCGATCACCCACTGGATGAACGATTCGCCCATCACCGGGCACGCGTCGTCGACGCCGGTGGCCGCGCGCACGCGCTCGCGCACGTCGGCGGTGGGGCGCGGCGTGATGCGGTCGACCATCGCGCTCGGCGTCGCGACGTTCGCGTCGAACCACGCGAGGAGGGCGGTTTCACCGCGCCGCTCGAGGAATTCGCGCATCCCCGCGCGAAAGCGCGCGCCGTTGTTGCGCAGGTTGTCGCAGCTCTGCAGCGTGAGCGGGCCCGCGCCGCGCTTCACGCGTTCGGCGAGCAGCGCCGCGAGCGCGCCGTACAGCGTCGTGCGCGTGCCCTGCAGGTCGGCGGCGAGATCGGTGTTCGCGATGTCGAGCCGGTTGTGTTCGTCGAGGTAGTAGCCGCCTTCGGTGACGGTGAACGACACGATCCGGCACGCCGGATCGGCGCCGGCATCGATCAGCGCGGCGAGGTCGATCGACCACGGCAGCACGTGGGTGATCGCGCGGATCGTCTCGTACGCGCGCTCGCCTTGCGGCGTGACGGTTTCGAGCGTGTAGGCGCCGTGCTGCGCGGCGAGCGCGTCCATCGTCGCGCGCATGTCGTCGCGGATGTTGCCGACGGTCAGCGACCAGCGTTCGTCGGCCGGCACGGCCGCGTTCACGCGATGCAGATACCACGCCTGGTGCGCGCGGTGAAACGAGCCGGCGCCGATGTGCAGCAGCACGGGCGCGCGGGCGGAGGGCGATTCGCTCATCCGGTGTCTCCTGTTCGTGCCAGTCTTTTCAATCGAATACGATCATTTGCTCTTTGTGTGAGCGAATGATCGTATTCGGGCGAGCGAAAGTCAAGGCGGGGAAACGGCATTTCGATGGTGCGCTGCGGTGGGAAGGGAGGCCAGGGAGGGCGCGAAGGGCGCGAAGGGCCGCCGGCCTTGTCGCCGTCAGCGCCCCTCGCGCGTCAACGCGACGAGTTCTTCGAGCAGCTTGCCGGCCGGCCCCGGCAGGATCCCGTGGCGGCGCCGGAACGCGGTGAGCGTGCGCACCGCGACGACCTCGCGCACGGGCAGCGTGTCGATCGTGCCGGCGCGCTGCTCGGCGCCGTACATCGGCTCGGCCATCCAGCTCAGGAAGCCGGCATGCGCGACGAGGCTCTTCAGCGTCGTGACCGAGCGGGTCTCGACCGCGATGTCGGGCAGCGCGAGCCCGTGCGCGTCGAAGGTCGCGCGCATGTGGTCGAACGGCGCGGTGCCGCGCGGCGGGATCGCCCAGCGCGCGTGCAGCGTATCGGCGAGCGTCGGCGCGCGGCCGAGCGCGCGCAGCGGATGCTGCGGCGCCGCAACGATATGGCTGCGATCTTCCCAGCGGCACTCGGGAATCGCGACGATCTCGTCGGTGTCGGGCCCGTGCGCGGACAACGCGAGATCGATCTCGTGCTTGTGCAACCCTTCGGCGAGCCGGTCCCACACGCCTTCGAGGATCTCGACGCGCAGGTTCGGCCAGCGGTCGAGCACGCGGCCGACCGCGACCGGCAGTACGAGGCTCGCGATGCTGCCCACCGCACCGACCTTGATCGTGCCCTTCGCCAGCCCGCGCATCGCGTCGAGTTCCTCGCGCGCGTGCTCGGCCTCGTGCTGCAGCAGCGTCGCGTGCGGCAGCAGCGCTTCGCCGAACGCGGTGAGCTGCACGCC
This window of the Burkholderia cepacia GG4 genome carries:
- the dalD gene encoding D-arabinitol 4-dehydrogenase, whose protein sequence is MSESPSARAPVLLHIGAGSFHRAHQAWYLHRVNAAVPADERWSLTVGNIRDDMRATMDALAAQHGAYTLETVTPQGERAYETIRAITHVLPWSIDLAALIDAGADPACRIVSFTVTEGGYYLDEHNRLDIANTDLAADLQGTRTTLYGALAALLAERVKRGAGPLTLQSCDNLRNNGARFRAGMREFLERRGETALLAWFDANVATPSAMVDRITPRPTADVRERVRAATGVDDACPVMGESFIQWVIEDRFAAGRPRWELAGAELVDDVHPYEEAKIRILNATHSCIAWAGTLAGYTYIHEGTRDAAIRRFAHDYVTQNVIPCLSPSPLDLERYRDVVLERFGNPYVLDTNQRVAADGFSKIPGFIAPTLVESFARGVTPAATAVLPALFLRFLERWARGLLPYAYQDGVMDENTARAIVEADDPVVALCASRALWGSLAGNAALFEALRAGLARVDAWLAQR
- a CDS encoding LysR family transcriptional regulator; this encodes MTFDLRQLRAFTTIVACGSLGRAADALHVTQPALSRILKRLEDQVGAPLFERHSKGVQLTAFGEALLPHATLLQHEAEHAREELDAMRGLAKGTIKVGAVGSIASLVLPVAVGRVLDRWPNLRVEILEGVWDRLAEGLHKHEIDLALSAHGPDTDEIVAIPECRWEDRSHIVAAPQHPLRALGRAPTLADTLHARWAIPPRGTAPFDHMRATFDAHGLALPDIAVETRSVTTLKSLVAHAGFLSWMAEPMYGAEQRAGTIDTLPVREVVAVRTLTAFRRRHGILPGPAGKLLEELVALTREGR